The following proteins are encoded in a genomic region of Arachis ipaensis cultivar K30076 chromosome B02, Araip1.1, whole genome shotgun sequence:
- the LOC107625718 gene encoding BAHD acyltransferase DCR (The sequence of the model RefSeq protein was modified relative to this genomic sequence to represent the inferred CDS: added 130 bases not found in genome assembly): MPSSSTSIISKCTIYPDQKSTLKPLHLSVSDLPMLSCHYIQKGVLLSSPPQPFQDLIDSLKLSLSTTLSLFPALAGRFSTDSAGHVHIVCNDAGVDFIHANAKHLTLATLLSPPANFPDVHPSFKEFFAYDMTISYSGHHLPLAAVQVTELADGVFVGITANHAVTDGTSFWHFFNTFAAVTKAAGSGAKKKIASYPDFTRDTVFNSAVVLPIPAGGPTVTFAADDPLRERVFHFSREDIQRLKKQANSNRHNNDGWKNAGVNGNVNCNGNGRVATVNVRNNDEISSFQSLSAQLWRSVTRARKLDASKTSTFRMAVNCRHRLEPKMDPFYFGNAIQSIPTVATVGDIVSNEVGFCAELLHRNVIAHDDSTVRRGIEDWEKAPRLFPLGNFDGAMITMGSSPRFPMYDNDFGWGKPLAIRSGKANKFDGKISAFPGREGNGSVDLEVVLAPETMVGLENDMEFMQYVTSFE; encoded by the exons ATGCCTTCTTCATCCACAAGCATAATTTCAAAATGCACAATCTATCCAGACCAAAAATCCACCCTCAAACCCTTACACCTCTCTGTCTCTGACCTCCCCATGCTTTCTTGCCACTACATCCAAAAGGGAGTCCTCCTCTCTTCTCCCCCTCAACCCTTTCAAGACCTCATCGACTCCCTCAAGCTCTCTCTCTCCACCACACTCTCTCTCTTCCCCGCCCTTGCCGGCCGCTTCTCCACCGACTCCGCCGGCCATGTTCACATCGTTTGCAACGACGCCGGAGTTGATTTTATCCACGCCAATGCCAAGCATCTCACCCTCGCCACCCTCCTCTCGCCGCCAGCCAATTTTCCCGATGTCCATCCTTCCTTCAAGGAGTTCTTTGCTTACGATATGACTATTTCTTACTCTGGCCACCACCTTCCCCTCGCCGCCGTCCAGGTCACCGAGCTTGCCGATGGCGTCTTCGTCGGCATCACCGCCAACCACGCTGTCACCGACGGTACCTCCTTCTGGCACTTCTTCAACACATTCGCCGCCGTCACCAAGGCTGCCGGCTCCGGCGCCAAAAAGAAGATAGC GAAGACATCCAGAGACTGAAAAAGCAAGCTAACAGTAACCGCCACAACAACGACGGTTGGAAAAACGCTGGAGTTAACGGTAACGTAAACTGTAATGGAAACGGTAGGGTAGCGACTGTTAATGTGAGGAACAACGACGAGATCTCGTCGTTTCAATCTTTATCTGCTCAGCTTTGGCGATCCGTGACACGTGCCAGGAAATTAGACGCTTCGAAAACGTCGACGTTTAGGATGGCCGTTAATTGCCGTCACCGTTTGGAACCAAAGATGGATCCGTTTTACTTTGGGAACGCGATTCAGAGCATCCCAACGGTCGCAACGGTTGGGGATATTGTTTCCAACGAGGTCGGCTTTTGCGCCGAACTGCTGCACCGTAACGTCATCGCGCACGATGATTCTACGGTGCGGCGTGGCATAGAAGACTGGGAAAAGGCCCCGAGACTGTTCCCTCTCGGTAACTTCGACGGAGCCATGATTACTATGGGGAGTTCGCCGCGTTTTCCAATGTACGACAATGATTTCGGGTGGGGAAAGCCGTTGGCGATTCGGAGCGGGAAGGCAAACAAGTTCGACGGCAAGATCTCAGCGTTTCCCGGTAGGGAAGGAAACGGCAGCGTTGATCTTGAAGTCGTTTTGGCACCAGAAACGATGGTGGGACTTGAAAACGACATGGAATTTATGCAGTACGTGACGTCATTCGAATAA